A genomic stretch from Algoriphagus halophilus includes:
- a CDS encoding uracil-DNA glycosylase family protein, with protein sequence MTVYLKILEICVVRKFESICNQAKNCIVCKEELPFHPKPVFAVHPKSKILIVGQAPGTRVQETGIPWNDPSGRELRRWLDVTEEEFYNEQVFGIMPMGFCYPGKGKQGDLPPRAECAPLWHPKLIHHLKELELVLLIGQYAQTYYLAKERKENLTNTVKAFQEYLPYYFPLVHPSPRNRLWQKKNPWFEEKVIPELQNRVKKILGSNVDEVL encoded by the coding sequence ATGACAGTTTATTTGAAGATTTTAGAAATTTGTGTGGTGAGAAAGTTTGAATCCATTTGTAACCAAGCCAAGAACTGCATAGTCTGTAAGGAAGAATTGCCTTTTCATCCTAAACCTGTTTTTGCGGTCCATCCAAAGAGTAAAATCTTGATAGTAGGTCAAGCCCCTGGTACCCGAGTGCAGGAGACAGGTATTCCTTGGAATGACCCTAGCGGCAGGGAATTGAGAAGATGGTTGGATGTTACAGAAGAAGAGTTTTACAATGAACAGGTTTTTGGAATCATGCCCATGGGTTTTTGCTACCCTGGCAAGGGTAAACAAGGAGATCTGCCACCCCGTGCGGAATGTGCTCCGCTTTGGCATCCAAAACTCATCCATCATTTGAAAGAGTTGGAGTTGGTATTGTTGATTGGCCAATATGCACAAACCTATTATTTAGCCAAAGAAAGAAAAGAGAATCTGACCAATACAGTCAAAGCATTTCAGGAATATTTGCCTTATTATTTTCCTTTGGTGCATCCTTCTCCAAGGAATCGCCTATGGCAAAAGAAGAATCCTTGGTTTGAGGAAAAAGTTATTCCGGAACTTCAAAATCGGGTCAAAAAAATCTTAGGATCTAATGTTGATGAGGTTCTGTAA
- a CDS encoding DUF4136 domain-containing protein — protein MKNSYLILSSILILCASCFSQKDYVTEYDYNYQGSFKKYKTFAFVVPDEIDTTSISPVLNATIGARLGSQGFREYEQKPDMLVSYKIFMDSIRYRGYVQPEFDYWLNRRGITTINEEGEEEKEQEKDETYNQVKYQENQGMLVIYVIDSKRGSTIWQGYTAANFDASSPNFQSDITRAAYRVMNEFKVVNRYMQ, from the coding sequence ATGAAAAACTCTTACCTGATTTTATCCTCAATCTTGATCTTATGTGCCTCCTGCTTTTCGCAGAAAGATTATGTAACCGAATATGATTACAATTATCAAGGCTCATTCAAAAAGTATAAAACCTTTGCTTTTGTGGTTCCGGATGAAATTGACACCACTTCTATCTCTCCTGTTTTAAATGCCACCATTGGGGCAAGATTGGGTTCGCAAGGCTTCCGAGAATATGAACAAAAGCCCGATATGCTGGTAAGCTATAAGATCTTTATGGATTCTATTCGGTATAGAGGGTATGTTCAACCAGAATTTGATTATTGGTTAAACAGGCGGGGTATCACCACCATCAATGAAGAAGGTGAAGAGGAAAAGGAACAAGAAAAAGATGAAACTTATAATCAGGTGAAGTATCAAGAAAACCAAGGCATGTTGGTCATTTATGTCATTGACAGTAAAAGAGGAAGTACTATTTGGCAAGGATATACTGCAGCAAACTTTGATGCATCCTCTCCTAACTTTCAATCCGACATCACCAGAGCTGCTTACCGAGTCATGAATGAATTCAAGGTTGTCAATAGGTATATGCAATAA
- a CDS encoding OmpA/MotB family protein has translation MKKSFIITGILGATIMVSCVSKKKYTELESNLFKTQTELATTNQEKAELEEKMAIIEARVAEYNNRINSLRAVNDELNSTNASLYSIEGSTVMSKNSKTKMNETLAMVDQEKLAQAKTLEDSVNLAVEYNLKKNITETSEEGDQDDVQIDIDQTVVMISVSDKLLFNTGSYRINSKANPLLQKLAEVINAEPSLQVMIEGHTDPRSISTGVIQDNWDLSVKRATSIVRKLQEEYNVAPEKMIAAGRASYMPIVENDSPENMAINRRTRIVLIPDLDMFFAML, from the coding sequence ATGAAAAAATCATTTATTATCACAGGAATTTTAGGAGCCACGATCATGGTTTCATGTGTTTCCAAGAAGAAATACACAGAATTAGAGAGTAATCTTTTTAAGACTCAAACAGAACTGGCCACTACGAATCAGGAAAAAGCTGAATTAGAGGAAAAGATGGCAATCATTGAAGCAAGAGTAGCAGAATACAATAACCGAATCAACTCTTTAAGAGCTGTTAATGATGAATTAAACAGCACGAATGCAAGCCTATATAGCATTGAAGGCTCTACGGTCATGTCCAAAAACTCCAAGACCAAGATGAATGAGACTTTGGCAATGGTGGATCAAGAAAAATTAGCTCAGGCCAAAACCTTGGAAGATTCAGTAAACTTAGCTGTAGAATACAACCTGAAGAAAAATATTACGGAGACTTCCGAAGAAGGTGATCAAGATGATGTTCAAATTGATATTGACCAAACTGTAGTGATGATTTCCGTATCAGATAAATTGTTATTCAATACAGGGAGCTACAGAATCAATAGTAAGGCCAACCCATTATTGCAAAAATTGGCTGAAGTAATCAATGCTGAACCAAGCCTACAAGTGATGATTGAAGGTCATACTGATCCAAGATCTATTTCAACAGGCGTAATCCAAGATAACTGGGATCTATCTGTGAAAAGAGCCACAAGCATCGTTAGAAAGCTTCAGGAAGAATACAATGTAGCTCCAGAGAAAATGATTGCAGCAGGCAGAGCGAGCTATATGCCGATCGTTGAAAATGACTCTCCAGAAAACATGGCGATCAACAGAAGAACTAGAATTGTTTTGATTCCAGATTTGGATATGTTCTTTGCAATGTTGTAA
- a CDS encoding TolC family protein codes for MKLLPMRNYILGATLLISTLGGVQAQDTLKLDFRQAVDIALSKNLDFQIQSNQMEVLKRQKQSALASHFPSANLSTSFQQQRGQQFQQIEGEIVVTNVTNEIVSSGVNLNMPVFNFGRRLLDTQSSKLSYLAGEKGLERAAQQVVFEVSRRYLQVLLDGELYRIAKENLDNQKQQLEQITGFVDAGLRTLSDQYNQESEVARLESVAVRAQVQLETDLWNLSEYLMLEPTVVPELDSVDPLATTVTFDGLSVNELYELAMDSRSDLDQQEMLVESAQKSVKAMKAMYYPRIGAFYNYNTFFTSLDDRTLREQLLKIYPQQVLGLNLQIPIFNNLQTKLEVGRRKVAYQNQILQKESLDRKIYQEVKLAYINYQAAVRNEKNTQVQVLAAEEALLAVRERFRLGLSNFVDLSTANQQLVAAQADQAQAIYTLYFQEVLMKHALGTLTVEY; via the coding sequence ATGAAGTTATTACCCATGCGTAACTATATTTTAGGAGCTACACTCCTGATAAGTACTTTAGGAGGAGTTCAAGCCCAAGACACCCTTAAACTGGACTTTCGGCAAGCAGTAGATATTGCACTTTCCAAAAACCTGGATTTTCAAATCCAGTCCAACCAAATGGAGGTATTGAAAAGGCAAAAGCAATCGGCTTTGGCCTCTCATTTCCCAAGTGCGAATCTAAGTACCTCCTTTCAACAGCAAAGAGGGCAGCAATTTCAACAAATTGAAGGGGAAATTGTGGTGACAAACGTGACCAATGAAATTGTCTCCTCTGGAGTGAACCTGAATATGCCTGTGTTCAACTTTGGTAGAAGATTATTAGATACGCAATCTTCAAAATTATCTTATTTGGCAGGAGAGAAGGGGCTTGAAAGAGCAGCACAACAGGTAGTATTTGAGGTCTCTAGAAGGTATTTACAAGTATTGCTGGATGGGGAACTCTATAGAATAGCTAAGGAAAACCTGGATAATCAGAAACAGCAATTAGAACAGATCACTGGTTTTGTAGATGCCGGTCTGAGAACCTTATCCGATCAATACAATCAGGAATCAGAAGTGGCAAGATTGGAGTCTGTCGCTGTGAGAGCTCAGGTTCAATTGGAAACAGACCTTTGGAATTTATCAGAATACCTGATGCTGGAACCTACTGTGGTACCGGAACTGGATTCTGTGGACCCATTGGCTACTACGGTCACGTTTGACGGGCTAAGCGTCAACGAACTGTATGAATTGGCTATGGATAGTAGGTCAGATTTAGACCAGCAAGAGATGTTGGTGGAATCAGCACAAAAAAGTGTGAAAGCCATGAAAGCGATGTATTATCCAAGAATCGGTGCTTTTTATAATTACAATACCTTCTTTACTTCTTTGGATGATAGGACATTGCGTGAGCAATTGTTGAAAATTTACCCTCAACAAGTTTTAGGTTTGAACTTACAAATTCCAATTTTCAATAACCTTCAAACCAAGTTGGAAGTAGGAAGAAGGAAAGTAGCGTATCAAAACCAAATTCTTCAAAAGGAATCTTTGGATAGAAAGATTTATCAAGAGGTTAAGCTTGCCTATATTAATTACCAGGCTGCGGTAAGAAATGAAAAGAATACCCAGGTTCAGGTATTGGCTGCAGAAGAAGCTCTGTTGGCAGTTCGTGAGCGATTTAGATTAGGTTTATCCAATTTTGTGGACCTATCTACGGCCAATCAGCAATTGGTAGCTGCACAAGCAGACCAGGCTCAGGCGATTTATACCTTGTATTTTCAAGAGGTGTTGATGAAACATGCTTTGGGAACCCTGACAGTAGAATACTAA
- a CDS encoding ABC transporter ATP-binding protein, whose protein sequence is MIQLKEIDKYIESRFQRIFILKGINLTINEGEFVTLMGPSGAGKSTLLNILGLLDEDYSGEYWFGDNNINKMRDRDRSALHKSEFGYIFQAYHLIDELTVYENIETPLLYRKVSSNERKSIIADLLDRFNMVAKKDLFPAQLSGGQQQLVGIARAIAGKPRILLADEPTGNLHSGQAQEIMQVFQELHKEGTTIIQATHARENADFGTRLIQMLDGKIDQDEVITHA, encoded by the coding sequence ATGATTCAACTTAAAGAAATTGATAAGTACATAGAATCCCGCTTTCAAAGGATTTTTATTCTCAAAGGAATTAACCTTACCATCAATGAGGGAGAGTTTGTTACGTTGATGGGACCTAGCGGTGCCGGTAAGTCAACGTTACTCAATATTCTTGGTTTGTTAGATGAGGACTATTCTGGGGAATATTGGTTTGGAGACAATAATATCAACAAAATGAGGGATCGGGATAGATCTGCCCTTCATAAATCAGAATTCGGCTACATTTTCCAGGCCTATCATTTGATTGATGAGTTGACCGTTTATGAAAACATTGAAACTCCACTTCTATATAGAAAAGTATCCTCCAATGAGCGAAAAAGTATCATTGCAGACTTATTGGATAGATTCAATATGGTAGCCAAAAAAGACCTATTCCCTGCCCAGCTATCAGGAGGGCAACAACAATTGGTTGGTATTGCCAGAGCAATAGCCGGAAAACCAAGAATACTCTTAGCGGATGAACCGACTGGTAATTTACATTCTGGACAAGCTCAGGAAATCATGCAGGTTTTCCAGGAGCTTCACAAGGAAGGCACGACCATAATCCAAGCTACCCATGCCAGGGAAAATGCGGATTTTGGTACCAGGTTGATTCAAATGCTGGATGGAAAAATTGATCAAGATGAAGTTATTACCCATGCGTAA
- a CDS encoding FtsX-like permease family protein, with translation MWKNYLKVSFRNLQKRKLYTGINLLGLTIAVVSFLAICLYIHHEWSYDTMYSDYHRIYKMNQEFKSDGESQLVSTTPSSLVPSILEEIPEAETGTLIFDISIFSTVMVDAGEGNQEESAFAYVDENFYRVFDFKMVSGNPLQAFSEPNQVVLTKSTAERYFGNANAAQGQALKIDNDDYVISGVMEDFPSNSHIDFDFLASFKTHRHGRDPEWSPSNYYTYVKVKPGTEPEVFEGKLAQLVDKYLGKELAEYGYETAFFLQPVTNIHLGDQALDSIKPGTDIRYLYIFGIVALLLIAIGVINYVNLATAEATERNKEVGLRKAMGAGRIQLFGQFVSESMLLTFASTLLSILALYLISPKFSSISGVPLRLDLLVTPLGVTLILAFVALMGVLAGLYPSLILSGMEPIKALANKTKMGGGAWVRKTLVVFQFFVSIGLLISTMVVKNQLDYMQEINLGYDKEHLVSLSYHYNMRGGIETLKNELLRSGAATSISRAADMPVHIKAGYKIFPGGDNQREFMITGYSVDTDLIKTIDLDLIAGNNFSETDPKRSELEKSDDRNTVILNETAVKEMGWTVEEAVGKTINVGFNSNSEVKGVVKDFYFNSLHHQVGPLVIFNDPDQANVLLVKLPVGNPATHLATLENVWQRLVPERPFNPVFVDQAYAHMYNSEQQAGLIFGVFSGIAIFIACMGLFGLVSYVALRRTREISIRKVLGATQQNVVGVLAADFLKLLSVAAILAIGFGIWFSNSWLQDFANRTTQSIWPFVISIAVVFLLALITIAYRSWKVYSLNPAKTLKSD, from the coding sequence ATGTGGAAAAATTACTTGAAAGTATCTTTTAGAAATCTCCAGAAGCGAAAGCTGTATACTGGAATCAATCTGTTGGGCCTGACCATCGCAGTGGTAAGTTTCTTGGCTATTTGTCTATATATCCATCATGAATGGAGTTATGATACGATGTATTCGGATTATCACCGGATTTATAAAATGAATCAGGAATTCAAATCTGATGGGGAATCGCAGTTGGTGTCTACTACACCTTCCAGTTTGGTGCCTTCCATTTTAGAGGAAATACCTGAGGCAGAAACCGGAACCTTGATTTTTGATATCAGTATTTTTTCTACTGTGATGGTAGATGCAGGGGAAGGAAACCAAGAGGAGTCAGCTTTTGCCTATGTAGATGAAAACTTCTATCGGGTATTTGATTTTAAAATGGTTTCCGGAAATCCACTACAGGCTTTTTCAGAACCCAATCAAGTGGTGTTGACCAAAAGCACCGCAGAAAGATATTTTGGGAATGCCAATGCAGCTCAAGGTCAAGCTTTGAAAATAGACAATGATGATTATGTGATTTCTGGGGTCATGGAGGACTTTCCATCCAACAGCCATATTGATTTTGATTTTTTAGCTTCGTTTAAGACCCATAGGCATGGTAGAGATCCGGAGTGGTCTCCCAGTAATTATTATACCTATGTCAAGGTGAAGCCCGGAACAGAGCCAGAAGTTTTTGAAGGTAAATTAGCACAGCTAGTCGATAAGTATTTAGGCAAAGAATTGGCAGAGTATGGATATGAAACTGCCTTTTTCCTTCAACCTGTGACCAATATACATCTTGGAGATCAGGCTTTGGACTCAATTAAGCCAGGGACTGATATTCGTTATTTATATATTTTTGGAATTGTTGCATTATTACTGATCGCAATTGGGGTGATCAACTATGTGAATCTTGCTACTGCTGAAGCCACAGAAAGAAATAAAGAAGTTGGTTTGAGGAAAGCCATGGGAGCAGGAAGAATCCAATTATTTGGACAATTTGTTTCCGAATCCATGCTATTGACTTTTGCCTCTACGCTACTCAGTATTTTGGCGCTCTATCTGATTTCTCCCAAATTTTCTTCGATCAGTGGAGTTCCTTTGAGATTAGACCTTTTGGTAACTCCACTAGGAGTCACGTTGATTCTTGCTTTTGTGGCATTGATGGGAGTATTGGCCGGGTTATATCCTTCTTTGATCCTTTCTGGAATGGAGCCCATTAAAGCCTTGGCCAACAAGACCAAAATGGGAGGAGGCGCATGGGTACGAAAAACATTGGTGGTTTTTCAGTTCTTTGTTTCCATTGGTCTCTTGATTTCCACCATGGTGGTGAAAAACCAATTGGATTACATGCAAGAAATCAACCTGGGGTATGACAAGGAGCATTTAGTTTCGTTGAGCTACCACTACAACATGAGAGGTGGGATAGAAACCCTCAAGAATGAACTGTTGAGGTCAGGAGCAGCTACTTCCATTTCCCGTGCTGCTGACATGCCGGTACACATCAAAGCAGGATATAAAATTTTCCCTGGTGGTGATAATCAGCGAGAATTCATGATTACTGGATATTCTGTAGATACCGATCTGATCAAAACCATTGATTTGGATTTGATAGCAGGTAATAATTTTTCTGAAACAGATCCAAAAAGAAGTGAATTGGAAAAATCAGATGACCGTAATACCGTGATTTTGAATGAGACGGCCGTAAAAGAAATGGGCTGGACAGTAGAAGAAGCAGTAGGCAAAACCATCAATGTTGGCTTTAATTCCAACTCAGAAGTGAAAGGAGTGGTAAAGGATTTTTATTTCAATTCTTTGCATCATCAAGTGGGGCCACTAGTCATATTTAATGATCCTGACCAGGCGAACGTGCTCTTGGTAAAACTTCCGGTAGGGAACCCTGCAACTCATTTGGCTACTTTGGAGAATGTTTGGCAGAGGTTGGTACCAGAGCGGCCTTTCAATCCCGTATTTGTGGATCAAGCCTATGCTCATATGTATAATTCTGAACAACAAGCAGGATTGATTTTTGGAGTCTTTTCAGGAATTGCCATTTTCATTGCCTGCATGGGACTCTTTGGGTTGGTTAGTTATGTAGCCCTAAGAAGAACCAGAGAGATCAGTATTAGAAAGGTGCTGGGAGCTACCCAACAAAATGTGGTGGGGGTGCTTGCTGCAGATTTTCTCAAACTATTGTCGGTGGCAGCTATTTTGGCGATCGGCTTCGGGATTTGGTTTTCCAATTCCTGGTTACAGGACTTTGCAAATAGAACCACTCAATCTATATGGCCATTTGTGATTTCGATTGCTGTCGTATTCTTATTGGCCTTAATTACCATTGCCTATAGAAGCTGGAAGGTGTATTCATTGAATCCGGCAAAAACATTAAAAAGTGATTAA
- a CDS encoding Gfo/Idh/MocA family protein: protein MSKKLAIMDRRDFVKKSSIGMLGAALAPSFLGKLNAEGRLRTAHIGLGGMGMADLDAISSHDLVDVVALCDVDSEALAKAKALHPNAKTYADYRVLLKELEDEIDAVVVSTPDHTHAPASLMAMKMDKPVYCQKPLTHHVSEAREMKKMAEKKNLVTQMGIQVHSFYDYKLATLLIQSGIIGKVHTVRAWSPKNWGFDGPEPAGSDPVPSTLDWNLWQGTAPERPYKEGYYHPGNWRKVMDYGCGTLGDMGVHIFDTPYNALQLDVPETIINECRQPTGFGFPENNVVTYEFPGTPQTTEKLKWVWYDGPGAPADHEDLVLPNGDQLPDQGAMFIGEEGRLLLPHFQQLPRKIVDGNYVEMDIESFNLGKPVKDYDAESKKHYHQFVDACLGKDECSAPFSYAARLTETILLGVIAGRFPNQTLHWDSKKARFSEKEANKYLDGKYRKF, encoded by the coding sequence ATGAGTAAGAAATTAGCAATCATGGACCGACGTGACTTTGTAAAGAAGAGTAGCATCGGTATGCTTGGAGCCGCTTTGGCACCATCTTTTTTAGGGAAACTGAATGCAGAAGGTAGGTTAAGAACTGCACACATTGGTCTAGGTGGAATGGGAATGGCAGATTTAGATGCGATCTCATCCCATGATTTGGTAGATGTGGTTGCGCTTTGTGATGTAGATAGTGAGGCATTGGCCAAAGCAAAGGCCCTTCATCCTAATGCGAAAACCTATGCAGACTATCGTGTTCTATTGAAAGAGCTTGAAGATGAAATTGATGCGGTAGTTGTTTCTACTCCAGACCATACACATGCTCCTGCGTCCTTGATGGCGATGAAAATGGATAAGCCTGTGTATTGTCAAAAGCCTTTGACCCATCATGTTTCAGAGGCTAGAGAAATGAAGAAAATGGCTGAAAAGAAGAATCTGGTAACTCAAATGGGGATTCAGGTTCATTCATTTTATGACTATAAATTAGCGACACTTTTGATTCAATCAGGAATCATAGGGAAAGTTCATACCGTAAGAGCCTGGTCTCCCAAAAACTGGGGATTTGATGGGCCAGAGCCAGCGGGATCAGATCCGGTTCCATCTACTTTAGATTGGAACTTATGGCAGGGTACAGCTCCGGAAAGACCCTATAAAGAAGGATATTATCACCCAGGTAACTGGAGAAAAGTAATGGATTATGGTTGTGGTACGCTTGGAGATATGGGAGTCCATATTTTTGACACCCCTTATAATGCCTTACAGTTGGATGTACCGGAAACGATCATCAACGAATGCCGTCAACCCACAGGATTTGGTTTTCCAGAGAATAACGTGGTAACCTATGAATTCCCGGGTACACCACAAACTACAGAGAAATTGAAATGGGTTTGGTACGATGGACCTGGAGCTCCTGCAGATCATGAAGATTTGGTGTTGCCAAATGGAGATCAATTACCCGATCAAGGCGCAATGTTTATTGGTGAGGAAGGCAGATTGTTGCTTCCACACTTCCAGCAGTTGCCAAGAAAAATAGTTGATGGTAACTATGTGGAAATGGACATTGAGTCATTTAACTTAGGTAAGCCTGTAAAGGACTATGATGCTGAAAGTAAAAAACATTACCATCAGTTTGTGGATGCCTGTCTTGGTAAAGATGAATGTAGTGCACCATTCTCTTATGCAGCCCGATTGACAGAGACCATTTTGCTAGGAGTGATTGCTGGTCGTTTTCCAAACCAGACCTTGCATTGGGATAGTAAAAAAGCGAGATTCTCAGAAAAGGAGGCCAATAAATACCTGGATGGGAAATATCGAAAATTTTAA
- a CDS encoding 3-keto-disaccharide hydrolase — MRKYSLVLLSFLLLLSVSVEAQVKSEDSDFISLFNGTNLEGWVGNKESYKAVDGMIVIDPKGSGGGNLYTEKEYGDFVLRFEFQLTPGANNGLGIHAPLTGDAAYMGKELQILDNTAEKYAELHEYQYHGSVYGVIPAKRGYLKPVGEWNQEEVIVKHPKIKIILNGEVILEGDYLEASKNGTLDGKDHPGLQRSSGHIGFLGHGDVVHFKNIRIKELN, encoded by the coding sequence ATGAGAAAATATTCTCTTGTCTTACTATCTTTTTTACTTCTTCTATCCGTTTCGGTTGAAGCACAAGTCAAATCTGAGGATTCAGATTTTATTTCTTTATTTAACGGGACCAATCTTGAGGGATGGGTGGGGAACAAAGAGTCTTACAAAGCCGTGGATGGAATGATTGTCATTGATCCCAAGGGGAGTGGAGGAGGAAATCTTTATACCGAAAAGGAATATGGGGATTTTGTCTTGAGGTTTGAATTTCAGCTTACTCCAGGAGCTAATAATGGTTTGGGGATTCATGCGCCTTTGACAGGAGATGCTGCTTATATGGGAAAAGAGCTTCAGATTTTGGACAATACTGCCGAAAAATATGCGGAACTTCATGAATACCAATACCATGGTTCTGTTTATGGGGTGATCCCTGCCAAACGTGGCTATCTAAAACCAGTGGGTGAATGGAATCAGGAAGAAGTAATTGTCAAGCATCCGAAAATCAAAATTATTTTGAATGGAGAAGTGATATTGGAGGGAGATTATTTAGAGGCAAGTAAAAATGGGACCTTGGATGGCAAAGATCACCCAGGGCTTCAAAGATCCTCTGGGCATATTGGTTTTCTAGGACATGGCGATGTAGTTCATTTTAAGAATATTCGAATCAAGGAATTAAATTAA
- a CDS encoding PA0069 family radical SAM protein — MENRFKLGDHFKGRGAQIKTRNRFLSREYVTEHVEGLDEELHVNPHTKIYYEQSKSIVNKISSPDLGMSYSLNPYQGCEHGCSYCYARNTHENYGLDAGIDFESKIMVKNNAAKLLEELFLKKSWRATPISLSGNTDCYQPIERKLSITRALLSVFLKYRHPVGIITKNSLILRDLDILQELARHRLVHVYISITTLDEQLRRAMEPRTASASKRIQTIAQLSDSGIPVGVMNAPIIPGLNDHEIPSILKAASDAGALAAGKTLIRLNGNVAPIFKNWIATHYPNRASKVWNQIQSIHGGQVNDSRFGKRMTGEGKIAEIINQLFLTAKNKQFQHKSFPDYDLSLFRRGGNLNLF, encoded by the coding sequence ATGGAAAATCGATTCAAACTTGGGGATCACTTCAAGGGCAGAGGTGCTCAAATCAAAACCAGGAATAGGTTTTTAAGTAGAGAATATGTTACGGAGCACGTAGAAGGGTTAGACGAAGAATTACACGTAAACCCGCATACCAAAATTTACTATGAGCAATCAAAATCCATTGTAAACAAAATTTCTAGCCCAGATCTGGGAATGAGCTACTCTTTAAACCCTTACCAAGGTTGTGAACATGGATGTTCCTATTGTTATGCCAGGAACACCCACGAAAATTATGGGCTGGATGCAGGGATCGATTTCGAAAGTAAAATCATGGTAAAGAACAATGCAGCGAAACTTTTAGAAGAGCTATTCCTGAAGAAAAGCTGGAGGGCTACCCCCATATCCCTATCCGGAAATACGGATTGTTATCAACCCATCGAACGAAAGCTGTCGATCACCAGAGCACTGCTTTCCGTATTTTTGAAATACCGCCACCCTGTGGGAATCATTACTAAAAACAGTCTCATCCTCCGCGACCTTGATATCCTTCAGGAACTTGCCCGGCACCGTCTGGTTCATGTATACATATCGATCACCACGCTGGATGAGCAACTCCGAAGAGCCATGGAACCGAGAACTGCAAGTGCTTCAAAACGGATTCAGACCATCGCGCAACTTAGTGATTCAGGAATCCCTGTTGGAGTCATGAATGCTCCTATCATTCCAGGTCTGAATGACCATGAGATCCCCTCTATCTTAAAAGCCGCATCTGACGCAGGAGCTCTTGCTGCAGGAAAGACGTTGATCAGATTAAATGGAAATGTAGCTCCCATATTTAAAAACTGGATTGCTACTCACTATCCCAACCGAGCCTCCAAAGTTTGGAATCAAATCCAATCCATCCATGGAGGCCAGGTAAATGATAGTCGCTTTGGTAAACGAATGACTGGCGAGGGAAAAATCGCTGAAATCATCAACCAACTCTTCCTCACTGCCAAAAACAAACAGTTTCAACACAAAAGCTTTCCTGATTACGATCTTTCTCTTTTCAGGAGAGGGGGCAATCTTAACCTATTCTAA